The Harmonia axyridis chromosome 3, icHarAxyr1.1, whole genome shotgun sequence nucleotide sequence CTGAAATTcttctatatattttatttatacctACGACATCCAAATCCATGAGTAAAAATACAAACAGCAGAAATGGCACAAATAAGTGCTAGAATCAACAATGTAACCATAACACCAACTATCAACCCATCTTTGTGTGATTTCTCACTTCCTTCCTTATCCTTATTATCATTCGATCTTTTTTGCGGTAGTTTAAATAAGGTTGATGATTCAATAACTGAAAGAGGAATATATGGAAGAGGGGCAGAATGTAAATCAGGCTTTTCTGGTAATACAACTCCTTCAGTACTTTGTACTGTAATTGGTGTTAATGTAGATTCTATCTCTTTCTGTATTGTTGTTAATCTTGTTTGTTTTAATATCGGCTTGCATAATTTAGGGAAAGGTTCCATGTTATCACAAGCATACTTTTCTGGACACATTGAACAAATAGGTCCTGTTTTGTAAACAAGGTCCTCTTCTTTCCCACCACTTGGACCATAAGTACATACAAAAGTCAGACGTCTGTTAGACGACACACTCCAAGCACAACCTACAGATAGTACACGATCACTAACGATCTGAGCTAAGTTATGAGAAAATCTATGAATTTTCACTAACTCCATGTCTCGAACCATATTATTGAGTTCTTGCATCCAAGTTATTAGTTCTGGAGTTTGTCCTCTTCCCAAAATAATTTGTATAATCGATTGAGAGGTAGAAGAGTAGTTATGGGTTAGAAAACAATCAGAATATTCATTGAGACATTTTGAAGCCCAACATTCAGAAATTTGTTCTAAAGATTTGTCGTATTTCAATAAAGTCATCCCACTAGGTTGTGGTTGATATTGGGCCATCTGTTCCCTTATTtgattatgataatataacattGAACTCCTTATGGAATCGTCCATCAATAGAACACTGCAGTTCTGGTAGTTTTCACATAAGCAATCTTCATGGCAGTAACTAATGTTGGAAcaaaatggaaataaatttggTAAAACGAACACATGAGAATATAATATTTGTTTGCCAAGTAATAAACTTAATATTACGATATCAAGAACTGAGTGCATTTCATATTCgtcaatatgaaaaattctgaCAGCAAATGTCTCTCAAATTAACCTATAACTTTCAATTATTCGATGATATGTCACGTCGGAAAAAATATAATACTCACATTATATTATTGCTGCAATTCAATATCAATAGGGTGATTGAACAATGAGAGACTAATCAaataatcttcaaaatttattttatgtaaTACAGGGATAATAACGATGAAAGTTGTCTAAAGAATTTGTAGGAATAATATTCTAGTCTATGAAAGGTGGTATTCTTGGAGGAGGTACAGGTTGCACAAATTGATGAGGAAAAACTTGATGTGGTACACTTGGCAACATTGGTGGTCTCACAGGTGACTCCATTGGAGGTTGAGGAAGATGAGGTGGTCTTCTGTATGGGTTTTGTGGTACCCTCGGTATTGAATGTGGTTTTGCATTAGGTTCTGGTGGAATATGTGGTGGTGCTGGTGCAGTGTGTCCATACGTATGAAGGGATTGAGGGTGTTTCGCTGCTTGGTGTGGAGGTAAACGTGGAGGTGGTTGAGGTGATTGATAACTTCGAGGTAATGGTGGAGGCTGTGGAGGATAATACATTTGTGTCTGTGAGTTCATTGAGGGAGGCTGGGGTGGAATGTACGTATCTTCAACTGTTGTTGGTTGAGGAGGAGGTGGAGGCATTTTAACCATACGTTCACTCATCGAGTATCCCGTTGGAGCAACTTGTCTGGAATACGGTTGTCTCATTGGACATTGAGGTCGGTGCATGACTCTATATGTTGGTTGGAACATCATTGGAGGCGTTCTTGGCGGATAGGGTGGGGGATCTGGTGAAATGGGAAGATAATGAACATTTGTACAAGGTGGAGGGGGAACATTTGATGGTAACTGTGAAGGACGAGATACTGCTTGTGGAAGTACAGGTGGAGCATTGGGAGGTTGTTGTGGAAGAACAGGTGGAGCATTGAGTGGCTGTTGTGGAACAGGTGGGCCTCTAGGTACTGCTTGTTGTAGAACGGGTGGCCCTCTAGGTACAGATTGTGGTAATACTGGAGGAACACCCACAGGGGGAGATATCACAGGCGGAGCTATTACAGGTGGAACATTAGGTACTGTTTGTGGTAACATTGGCGGAGCCCCCGCAGGAGGAGATAATACAGGGGGAGCTATTACAGGTGGAGCATTGGCTATTGTTTGTGGTAACATTGGCGGAGCACCCGCAGGAGGAGATAATACAGGGGGAGCTATTACAGGTGGAGCATTGGCTACTGTTTGTGGTAACATTGGCGGAGCACCCGCAGGAGGAGATAATACAGGGGGAGCTATTACAGGTGGAACATTGGATACTGTTTGTGGTAACATTGGCGGAGCACCTGCAGGAGAAGAATATACAGGGGGACCTAATACAGGGGGAGCTATTACAGGTGGAACATTGGGTGCTGTTTGTGGTAATACTGGCGGAGAAGTCACAGGTGGTGGAGCAAAAGCTGGTTGAGACATTGAAGGTGGAGCCATCATGGGTGGAGTCACCGGAGCGGTAGGTGCAGCTTGTGGTTGTGTATAAGGATCATTGGACATTCGTTGAGGTGCCAATGGTTGCAGACGAGGGGGTGTATCCATTGGAAATTGAGTTGAGGGCATCATTGGTGGAAGCTGAGCCGCAGGAACAATTACGGGTTGTAATTGATAGGGTGGTAGACTTGGAGGATTTGTATCAACTCTTATTGTAGTCTGCGGTGGTTTAGGCGGTGGTAGCGGTGGTTGCACTGGTGGAGTTTGAGGTGGTACAGGTGGAGGACTGGGAGGTGTTGGAACAGGTTGAGGCAATTCTCCTTCTTTGCATAATCTAGAGAAGGGTTTCACATAATCACATGCATAATTCTCGGGACAAAGTGTGCAAAGTCTTCCAATTCTGAAAATGGCTTCTCCCTGAGCTGGTCCTCTCGGGCCATAAGTACACACAAATGTAACCTGTGATGGACTTTTACTCCAAGCACAACCCACGAACCGTACACGATCACTGAGTATTTGTGCGAAGTTGTGGATTTTTTCACCTTCTGCTCCTGCAGGCATATCGCTCAAAGTTTCTGCTGATATAACCGAGGCTTGTCCCAGCCAAAAGTTCATTATTTGTATCAAGGAGGCAATGTTCGCCTCCTCACCTTCTGCTATCGGCGTTTGCGCGACGGCCTGAGATGTTTCGTTAAAACGTGGTGTAATGAAACATTCAGAATGATTTTCGGCACATTTGGCCGCCCAGCATCTTGATATCTCTTCCAAATCTTCGTCATACTGCAGCATTGTCATTCCTCCTGGTATTGGCTCCCCATTGCTCTGAATGTCCCTTATTTGGTTATGATAATTGACTATACTTTTTCTCGCTGATTCGTCCAATTCTAACACTTCACAATTTTCAATCGTTTCGCAACCACAAGCTGGTTTACATCTATCTCGTGTTGTACAGTAAGGAACATAGTTAGGTTTAACTATACTTTTTGCAGAAACATAGCCTAAAATCGACCATGTCAGTGC carries:
- the LOC123676098 gene encoding cysteine-rich secretory protein LCCL domain-containing 2-like, whose translation is MHSVLDIVILSLLLGKQILYSHVFVLPNLFPFCSNISYCHEDCLCENYQNCSVLLMDDSIRSSMLYYHNQIREQMAQYQPQPSGMTLLKYDKSLEQISECWASKCLNEYSDCFLTHNYSSTSQSIIQIILGRGQTPELITWMQELNNMVRDMELVKIHRFSHNLAQIVSDRVLSVGCAWSVSSNRRLTFVCTYGPSGGKEEDLVYKTGPICSMCPEKYACDNMEPFPKLCKPILKQTRLTTIQKEIESTLTPITVQSTEGVVLPEKPDLHSAPLPYIPLSVIESSTLFKLPQKRSNDNKDKEGSEKSHKDGLIVGVMVTLLILALICAISAVCIFTHGFGCRRYK
- the LOC123676099 gene encoding proline-rich extensin-like protein EPR1, producing the protein MRPIFLYTALTWSILGYVSAKSIVKPNYVPYCTTRDRCKPACGCETIENCEVLELDESARKSIVNYHNQIRDIQSNGEPIPGGMTMLQYDEDLEEISRCWAAKCAENHSECFITPRFNETSQAVAQTPIAEGEEANIASLIQIMNFWLGQASVISAETLSDMPAGAEGEKIHNFAQILSDRVRFVGCAWSKSPSQVTFVCTYGPRGPAQGEAIFRIGRLCTLCPENYACDYVKPFSRLCKEGELPQPVPTPPSPPPVPPQTPPVQPPLPPPKPPQTTIRVDTNPPSLPPYQLQPVIVPAAQLPPMMPSTQFPMDTPPRLQPLAPQRMSNDPYTQPQAAPTAPVTPPMMAPPSMSQPAFAPPPVTSPPVLPQTAPNVPPVIAPPVLGPPVYSSPAGAPPMLPQTVSNVPPVIAPPVLSPPAGAPPMLPQTVANAPPVIAPPVLSPPAGAPPMLPQTIANAPPVIAPPVLSPPAGAPPMLPQTVPNVPPVIAPPVISPPVGVPPVLPQSVPRGPPVLQQAVPRGPPVPQQPLNAPPVLPQQPPNAPPVLPQAVSRPSQLPSNVPPPPCTNVHYLPISPDPPPYPPRTPPMMFQPTYRVMHRPQCPMRQPYSRQVAPTGYSMSERMVKMPPPPPQPTTVEDTYIPPQPPSMNSQTQMYYPPQPPPLPRSYQSPQPPPRLPPHQAAKHPQSLHTYGHTAPAPPHIPPEPNAKPHSIPRVPQNPYRRPPHLPQPPMESPVRPPMLPSVPHQVFPHQFVQPVPPPRIPPFID